DNA sequence from the Candidatus Bathyarchaeota archaeon genome:
CGATTAGCAAATAATACCCTGCAGTAGGATCATTACTTAGAAACAATTCGTATGCCTCGTATAATGCGGTTGAGGATAAGACGAGCGCAACAATAGTAACAATAAGTACAATTGAAGAAACTCTTCTTACAGCCTTTTCTGTTTCTCCATTCATTTTACTGCCCCACCCCAATGCTGTTTCCTATTCCAGCAATTATCACAGTGTCACCTTCCTTTGTTCTCTCTTTGATTACACGCTTAACTCGTTCAACTGCAACCTCGGTTGCGTCAAAAATTTCTTTTCTCATTGGTGACACTGCGTCACCGATGTCTTCTTTAATGATTACCGCGTTTATTGGAATTTTATATTTCAGAATGCTTTCTTCGATTTTATACTGTTCCGTTCCTGGTCCGCCAATAGCTGCTCCTACTCCTTCAGCTACATCTGCAAGCTTTTCGCCTTCAAGCTTCAAAGCGGCGTCTATCATGATTATTGTAGAGATTTTCCCATCATTCTCTTCAATAACTCTCTTTATTGCTTCTCCGGGCTTTCCCACATTACCGCCTGGACCTTCTGCCTTTATTACATATGCAGTTCGTCCTTCCAACGGAACTTTGGCTACAACGCAATCTTTTTCAATTTTCTTTTTTCTGTGTCCATGCATTAGTTTAGCTGCGACGAGAGCACCGGCGCCATCGCCAATGGGTTGACCGTATGAGAAAGCTTTGAGGGCGCTTGCGTAGGCTTCTGCTTCTCGCATAATCAATGGAAGTATCATTTGTATTTGCATAATGATGTAAAGGCTGAGTGTTTTCTTTCCTAAGATATAGAAGTGGCGTATAACTTTGTAGATTATATTTAACGCTGCAGCTGCTTCTAAGGTGTTTTCCAAATTGTTTACGTTGGTTTCATCTGCTGCTGGTGCCATTAATTTGACTTCGTCTTTGAAGCGGGTTTCTCGTACGTCAAGTATGTGTTCAAGTTTCCATACGATACCGGCTGGGTCCATGCTTTGGGGCTGAATTGTTATGTGTTCTAGGAATTGGTTAACTCGTTCTGTAGGGTCTACTTCGGGTTTTCCTATTTCTTTTATCGTTTTTATCGCGATCTTTCGTCCTTCGTCTCGTATGAATTTAAGGCGGAGCAAGGAACCTTCGATTTCTCTTATCATGATATACATTTGTATTCTTTGTCCGTAGAACATCATTACTACGAAGAGAAGCATGAAGATTATTTGGAATACCCAGCTTAGGCTATCTTGTCCTGGAAGGAATTGCGCTGGCAGCGTTTCTAGTTGTATCAATTCCGCCACAATTTCAGAAGACTATATTCACTAGGTTATAAGTCTTAGGTTTTCACAAGACGGTTGAAAGAGGGCTGCCAGCTTTTCTGGCTTCACATGGCCGAAGACCATACTAACACCTGAAACGGAGCGCGGTTTAACTTCCGAGTTCGGAATGGGATCGGGTGGGTCCCGCGCCCTTTGGCCGGCAACCTATATAGAGCGTGCTTTTTGGGTTTTTTAATCTTTCGCTCGTTGAATTATTTCGTGGGTTTTTTTGCGACGTTCAAAGGTTTTATGGAGTTTGTTTATAGTTTTCTTGTTTATGTAGCCTTTGTGTGGTCTGAAGCCTCCTGAGAATCCTTTGGGTATATGGAGTAATTCGTGGATTAGGACTTTTTCTCGGTCTGTTTGGCTGAGTTTGTCGTATCTTTCAGCGATTACTTCGATTAAATATCGTGGGTGTGTTTGAAGAGCTTTTTGCCAGAGTTTTTCTAGGCTGTGGATTCGGGCTATTGTGCGTTTTGATTCGGAGCCATTACTTCTGAAGCAATATACGTGTTGAGAGTTAATGTGGACGAATCTTAGTTCTGCTATTATTGTATTTATGAGCTGTTTTACATCAGGGGCTTCGTAGTATTTTATTCTCATGGGGTTTCTTTTTGTGGTTACATTAATAAAAAATGTTTTTAGCATTTTCATGCATATGGACAGTTGATGTATGATGGCTTACTATGTCTACATGCTTCTTTGCGAAGGCGGAAGCTATTATACCGGATATACTAAAGATGTAGAGTCTCGTTTTAAACAACACAAGAAGGGGATTGGTGCTAGGTATACTCGGATACACAAGCCTATGAAAGTTGTTTACGTTGAGAAGATTGGTTCGCGTAAGGAGGCAGTACGGAGGGAAAGAACAATTAAACTATTGAGCCATAAGAAGAAGCAAAGGCTTGTTGGGAGGTTGAATGTTTAGTGGAGTTACGTAAGGCATATATTTTCTGTTGTTGTGTTTGTGGTTGTGGTGGGGCTGTAGTCTAGCCAGGTATGACGACGGGCTCCAGAAGTATTTAAACGGGTTTGCGGACCGCTCGTGTGGGATGACGAATTTCTGGAGCGGTGAATGCTAGAGAAACCCGTAGGAACCATGCATTAACATGGTTTCGGGGAGAGGTCACCGGTTCAAATCCGGCCAGCCCCACCAAATCTTTGCGTGTACAGCTGGAGAACTAGGTTGTCTACTAGTTCTAAATGGTGGTTAATGAACGCTAAGCGTATTCGGGGTCTTGTGTTTAACGTCTTCATATTCTTCTGGATTTTCGAATTGGGTAGACTCAGCTGCCAAGTTGTTACAGCAATAAGCGCTATCTATAAAAGGCAAGCCTTCTAAACTATCACAAAAGCTTGGAGAACCATGACCGAAGAATCTAACAATAGTGCGTCAACCCTTCCAGAAAAACTCTTAATCGACAATCCATCTGATTTTCAATTTCACGCTGCCTATCTTGTCTACTCTGACATCTTTGAAAAAATATCAGATTCAGAAACCAGAAAACAGCTAAACCAGAACATCACGGCTCTCCAACAAAATCAAATAGATTATCCAATCTTTTACAGAAATATAAATCAATACCGAGAAGAAGCCAGTCCAAATCACCGCTTCAACAGAGCACGTATAAAGACGCAGAAAAAACGAGAATGGCGCCGAAAAACACAAAGACGAGAGAGAATTAAGCGACACAAAAAATAACCACCAAGTTTATTTTCCAGGCCCATATTACCCTTTTAACCTTTCATAGTAGCCTTGATGCAGGAATACTATAATGTACGCCGTTGAAACAAAAAATCTAACAAAGCAATATGGCAAAACATATGCCCTCAAAAACTTAGATTTCACCATCGATGAAAACGAAATCATGGTACTCCTCGGTCCCAACGGCTCAGGGAAAACAACCCTCCTTCTCATCCTCGCCACAGTTCTTAAACCAACATCTGGGCAAGCAAAAGTTATGGATCTAGATGTAACTAGTCAATCCACAAGCGTACGCAAAATTCTAGGCATAGCATTTCAAGAAGCAAGAGGTTTCTGGCGCCACAAACCCGCCGACATACTACGATTCCACGCAAGCGTTTGTGGTGTTCCAAAAGCAAGACGTGACAACTTAATAGAAAGCATCCTCAAAAACTTGGAACTTTGGGACGCCCGAAACAAACTCTTTATGCACCTATCAGGTGGACAAGCAAAACGGTTAGAAATCTCCAAAATCTTCGTTCAACGCCCAAAATTCGCCATACTAGACGAGCCGACCAGCCAAGTAGATCTGCGTGGAAAACGTAAAATCTGGGCACAAATCCTCAAACTACGAGAAGAAGGCTCAACAATACTCATTGCTACGAATGAGGTCCGCGAAGCTGAATACTTAGCTGACCGCGTAACCGTACTTGATGAGGGAAAATTCGTCGTATGCGACACTGTTAGACAACTGAAAGACAACATCATAGGCGGCGACATAGTTGAACTTGAAATCGACACCACAGATACCCAAATCATAGAACAATCCCTAAGCCAAATAGAAGGTACAGTAAAAATAACCAACTCAGGTGCAAACCGATTCAAAGCATATGTGTCAATGGCAGAGTCATGGGTGCCAAGAATGACAGACATATGCTACCAAAACAAAGCCCGCATCCTTTCTATTAGAATAACTGAACCATCTCTAGACGATGTTTTCCTCCACTTCACAGGAAGAGTCTTGAAAGAGGAGAGCAGATGAGGAACGTACTTCGCCTTGTCTGGTTCGATCTAAAACAGGAACTTAAGCCGCCTGTCT
Encoded proteins:
- a CDS encoding metallopeptidase — its product is MRIKYYEAPDVKQLINTIIAELRFVHINSQHVYCFRSNGSESKRTIARIHSLEKLWQKALQTHPRYLIEVIAERYDKLSQTDREKVLIHELLHIPKGFSGGFRPHKGYINKKTINKLHKTFERRKKTHEIIQRAKD
- a CDS encoding GIY-YIG nuclease family protein, which translates into the protein MMAYYVYMLLCEGGSYYTGYTKDVESRFKQHKKGIGARYTRIHKPMKVVYVEKIGSRKEAVRRERTIKLLSHKKKQRLVGRLNV
- a CDS encoding ABC transporter ATP-binding protein, with amino-acid sequence MYAVETKNLTKQYGKTYALKNLDFTIDENEIMVLLGPNGSGKTTLLLILATVLKPTSGQAKVMDLDVTSQSTSVRKILGIAFQEARGFWRHKPADILRFHASVCGVPKARRDNLIESILKNLELWDARNKLFMHLSGGQAKRLEISKIFVQRPKFAILDEPTSQVDLRGKRKIWAQILKLREEGSTILIATNEVREAEYLADRVTVLDEGKFVVCDTVRQLKDNIIGGDIVELEIDTTDTQIIEQSLSQIEGTVKITNSGANRFKAYVSMAESWVPRMTDICYQNKARILSIRITEPSLDDVFLHFTGRVLKEESR
- a CDS encoding DUF1512 domain-containing protein, with the protein product MAELIQLETLPAQFLPGQDSLSWVFQIIFMLLFVVMMFYGQRIQMYIMIREIEGSLLRLKFIRDEGRKIAIKTIKEIGKPEVDPTERVNQFLEHITIQPQSMDPAGIVWKLEHILDVRETRFKDEVKLMAPAADETNVNNLENTLEAAAALNIIYKVIRHFYILGKKTLSLYIIMQIQMILPLIMREAEAYASALKAFSYGQPIGDGAGALVAAKLMHGHRKKKIEKDCVVAKVPLEGRTAYVIKAEGPGGNVGKPGEAIKRVIEENDGKISTIIMIDAALKLEGEKLADVAEGVGAAIGGPGTEQYKIEESILKYKIPINAVIIKEDIGDAVSPMRKEIFDATEVAVERVKRVIKERTKEGDTVIIAGIGNSIGVGQ